From Plectropomus leopardus isolate mb chromosome 4, YSFRI_Pleo_2.0, whole genome shotgun sequence, the proteins below share one genomic window:
- the LOC121941639 gene encoding LOW QUALITY PROTEIN: collagen alpha-1(XI) chain-like (The sequence of the model RefSeq protein was modified relative to this genomic sequence to represent the inferred CDS: deleted 2 bases in 1 codon): protein MAPLPVCSAVTLNASRSAGRAEHPASHRSSEVLDDKLDDLWPQLPTGYQEPAEDSANPIDVLKVLELSEDMEGVSLESGLCTSRQGREETDLSYKIDKKIQLSAPTSQLFPDSPFPMNFSVMTTVRAVRGSQVFLLSLYDSQGTQQLGLEIGRSPVFLYENHEGQPPPELYPTFRKINLADGKWHRVAYSVEGQSVTLYLDCVKLDTLDLLRGHHPHVSIDGVTVFGTRLLDEDVFEGEIQQLLIVNDPRAAETYCQDYIPDCDAPLPYNTILVEAEEVERAPKKHVPEEFEEFDYSDLYEDISFSTVTSGPNVTEYEIVEYEDYDNTTDYYHVNEYEYEDEYDDRYGPAEREREFSLNAQDIPEKGQKGEPSYLGPGTQITGPHGPPGPAGEQGPSGVTGPVGPRGDPGELGPPGRPGLNGADGIPGPPGNIMLIPFQSGGDPKTGTVVSAQEAQAQAILQQTKLAMKGPPGPLGLRGRPGPLGAPGSSGLKGTSGDMGPMGPPGQPGMAGQSGRPGKRGRAGADGGRGVIGEPGAKGDRGFDGLPGLPGNKGHKGDRGKPGPVGPPGESGEKGSEGPSGPRGQPGDAGSRGLNGPRGRPGPPGQPGIRGIDGVQGSKGNIGAPGEIGAPGQQGNPGIVGFPGPQGLVGLPGEKGPQGKKGVQGLPGNDGPAGHPGREGTPGEKGLPGPPGVQGPVGYPGQRGVKGADGIRGLKGSKGEKGEDGFPGAKGEMGAKGDVGDNGAPGGRGEDGPEGPKGQMGPQGDAGHAGASGEKGKLGVPGLPGYPGRQGPKGSDGFPGAVGAAGEKGKKGPAGQPGSAGQRGPNGARGGRGAKGPTGKPGEKGASGHDGPPGSPGERGPQGPQGRNGEPGPKGSSGPAGKDGLPGHPGQRGEPGFQGKTGPPGPSGVVGPQGKSGEPGPTGDRGHPGAPGVPGEHGLPGAAGKEGGKGDPGLPGTFGKNGPPGLKGFRGSRGAPGIMGPPGLKGGSGPNGSPGAIGPTGERGPPGPAGAIGQPGRAGAIGGPGPMGEKGEPGEKGPIGPAGQDGEQGPVGMLGATGPAGLPGDDGDKGDQGEPGQKGSKGDKGEAGPPGPTGTQGVVGQPGLPGADGTAGPPGQQGMYGPKGDEGLRGFKGARGPIGLQGMPGLPGEKGESGHVGLMGPPGQQGPTGPQGPVGGLGPTGRLGMIGQPGVVGEKGEDGEAGDPGPVGVPGVLGVKGDQGEKGDTGPSGAAGPPGARGATGEDGAKGNSGPPGLTGDLGQQGEAGPNGVDGLPGTKGDTGDPGKAGPPGAAGEPGPPGPPGRRGHLGKPGKEGKAGLKGTKGAPGFEGPIGKTGPVGAQGQPGKPGPQGLRGIPGPAGEQGLNGPPGQTGPPGPMGPPGLPGLKGDHGKKGDKGHGGLIGLIGPPGDIGEKGDRGLPGNQGLTGPKGDEGPVGPPGPPGPPGPTGLSGAIGTKGSKGNQGPIGPRGDIGPAGPPGPPGLPAAGMSPLPERGRRRRTHNLVDGAALEEEEEANRGGEEDWMQGDQAQDGWMKEKEGQGMEEVFASLSSMKIDVDGLRNPQGTYHSPARTCKELWFLHPELPNGEYWIDPNQGCHRDSFKVFCNFTAHGETCLYPDKKFQSVKLAAWKGEKSGTWYSKFRKGKQISYIGSDDVPVHVVQLTFLQLLSATAKQTFTYHCLNSAAWLHAATYSHEHALRFRGANGEELTHENTHYISALYDGCQTRSGQERTVLEIDAPLSNTLPIIDVAVPDFGKGNQKFGFQVGPVCFNG, encoded by the exons CATCCTGCTAGCCATCGCTCCAGCGAAGTGTTAGATGATAAACTGGATGACCTCTGGCCTCAGCTTCCAACAGGATATCAGGAGCCAGCAGAGGACTCTG CCAATCCTATTGATGTCCTGAAGGTCCTGGAGCTGTCGGAGGACATGGAAGGCGTTTCATTGGAGTCAGGACTGTGTACCAGCAGGCAGGGACGAGAGGAGACGGACCTCTCCTATAAGATCGATAAAAAAATTCAACTGAGCGCTCCCACCAGTCAACTCTTCCCTG ATTCGCCATTCCCTATGAACTTCTCAGTGATGACAACAGTCAGAGCTGTGAGAGGCTCACAGGTCTTTCTCCTCTCACTTTACGACTCGCAG GGCACACAGCAGCTGGGTTTGGAGATCGGCCGTTCTCCTGTCTTCCTGTACGAGAACCACGAGGGTCAGCCACCTCCAGAACTTTACCCCACCTTTAGAAAGATCAACCTGGCTGATGGCAA GTGGCACAGAGTAGCTTACAGTGTGGAGGGCCAGTCAGTGACTCTCTACCTGGACTGTGTCAAGCTGGACACCCTGGACCTGCTCAGAGGTCACCACCCACATGTCAGCATCGATGGGGTCACTGTGTTTGGAACACGACTGCTGGACGAAGACGTATTTGAG GGAGAGatccagcagctgctgattgTCAATGACCCCAGGGCAGCAGAGACGTACTGTCAGGACTACATCCCAGACTGTGACGCACCTTTGCCTTACAACACCATATTAGTGGAGGCTGAGGAG GTGGAGAGAGCACCTAAGAAACATGTGCCGGAggagtttgaggagtttgactACAGTGACCTCTACGAAGACATCTCTTTTTCCACGGTGACCTCAGGTCCTAATGTCACTGAGTATGAG ATCGTAGAGTACGAAGATTATGACAACACAACAGATTACTACCATGTGAACGAGTATGAGTACGAGGACGAATACGATGATCGCTACGGACCAGCTGAGAGAGAACGGGAGTTCTCCCTTAACGCACAG GATATACCAGAGAAAGGACAGAAAGGAGAGCCGAGCTATTTGGGACCG GGGACACAGATTACAGGACCACACGGGCCTCCAGGACCTGCG GGAGAACAAGGGCCCTCTGGAGTCACAGGACCAGTTGGACCTCGAGGAGACCCCGGGGAGCTG GGCCCTCCCGGGCGCCCAGGCCTTAATGGAGCTGATGGGATACCAGGTCCCCCAGGAAACATCATGCTCATTCCG TTCCAGTCAGGCGGTGATCCAAAGACAGGCACTGTGGTCTCTGCACAGGAGGCGCAGGCTCAGGCCATCCTGCAGCAGACCAAG CTGGCTATGAAGGGACCTCCAGGGCCACTTGGCCTCAGGGGAAGACCTGGACCACtg ggtGCACCAGGTTCCTCTGGGCTAAAGGGGACTTCTGGAGATATGGGGCCTATG gGTCCTCCGGGACAGCCAGGCATGGCAGGTCAGAGCGGGCGACCCGGGAAAAGG GGTCGAGCAGGTGCAGACGGGGGTCGCGGTGTAATAGGAGAGCCTGGAGCAAAG ggGGATCGAGGGTTTGATGGTTTGCCAGGTCTCCCTGGAAACAAAGGACATAAA ggGGACAGGGGTAAGCCGGGCCCTGTAGGTCCTCCTGGAGAGTCAGGAGAAAAG GGCTCTGAGGGGCCATCTGGGCCAAGAGGACAACCAGGTGATGCt GGCTCCAGAGGTCTGAATGGCCCCAGAGGTCGTCCTGGTCCCCCGGGCCAGCCT GGTATTCGAGGAATTGACGGGGTTCAAGGCTCAAAGGGAAACATA GGAGCCCCAGGAGAAATTGGAGCACCTGGACAGCAAGGCAACCCTGGGATTGTG GGTTTTCCTGGTCCTCAGGGGTTAGTCGGGCTGCCAGGAGAGAAG GGGCCTCAAGGGAAGAAAGGGGTGCAAGGGCTACCTGGAAACGACGGACCTGCT GGTCACCCTGGAAGAGAAGGGACTCCAGGTGAAAAAGGACTGCCT GGTCCTCCAGGAGTGCAGGGACCTGTTGGATACCCCGGACAAAGAGGAGTTAAG GGAGCAGATGGAATCAGAGGACTAAAGGGAAGCAAAGGTGAAAAG GGAGAAGATGGTTTCCCAGGAGCCAAAGGCGAGATGGGAGCAAAAGGGGATGTCGGGGACAACGGAGCTCCAGGTGGCAGAGGAGAAGACGGGCCTGAGGGTCCCAAAGGACAGATGGGTCCTCAGGGAGACGCTGGCCATGCTGGGGCTTCTGGAGAGAAG ggGAAACTTGGAGTTCCTGGGCTGCCAGGATATCCAGGGCGACAGGGTCCGaag gGCTCTGATGGATTTCCTGGTGCAGtgggagctgcaggagagaaaggaaagaaa GGTCCTGCAGGACAACCAGGAAGTGCAGGCCAGAGAGGTCCAAAT GGTGCACGAGGTGGCAGAGGGGCAAAAGGACCAACGGGGAAACCAGGAGAAAAG GGCGCCTCAGGACATGATGGACCCCCAGGATCTCCTGGAGAACGG GGACCTCAAGGGCCACAAGGAAGAAATGGAGAGCCAGGACCTAAAGGCTCAAGT ggtcCTGCAGGGAAGGATGGACTTCCAGGTCACCCAGGTCAAAGAGGAGAGCCG GGTTTCCAAGGGAAGACAGGACCACCAGGACCCTCAGGTGTTGTGGGGCCACAG GGAAAATCGGGCGAACCCGGTCCAACAGGGGACAGAGGTCACCCAGGGGCACCAGGTGTCCCTGGAGAGCATGGTTTACCTGGGGCAGCTGGGAAGGAAGGTGGAAAG GGTGATCCAGGTTTACCGGGAACATTTGGGAAGAATGGTCCTCCAGGATTGAAAGGGTTCAGGGGGAGCAGAGGAGCCCCTGGGATTATG GGACCTCCTGGACTGAAAGGAGGGTCCGGACCTAATGGATCACCAGGAGCCATA GGGCCGACAGGTGAGAGGGGCCCTCCGGGACCAGCAGGTGCCATCGGACAGCCTGGTCGGGCCGGAGCAATCGGAGGACCTGGACCAATGGGAGAGAAGGGCGAGCCt GGAGAGAAGGGTCCGATCGGACCAGCAGGTCAGGATGGTGAACAGGGACCGGTAGGGATGCTTGGGGCTACGGGCCCTGCAGGACTTCCAGGAGATGACGGAGATAAG GGAGATCAGGGAGAGCCGGGGCAGAAAGGCAGCAAAGGAGACAAAGGGGAAGCT GGCCCTCCAGGCCCCACTGGCACTCAAGGTGTAGTTGGTCAGCCAGGACTTCCG GGTGCAGATGGGACTGCGGGGCCCCCG GGCCAGCAGGGCATGTATGGTCCAAAAGGAGATGAAGGACTGCGTGGCTTCAAGGGCGCCAGAGGACCAATAGGATTACAG gGGATGCCCGGCCTACCAGGAGAGAAGGGTGAGAGTGGACATGTGGGGCTAATG GGTCCACCTGGTCAACAAGGTCCAACTGGTCCTCAAGGACCTGTTGGGGGACTG GGTCCGACTGGTCGACTCGGGATGATCGGACAGCCAGGTGTTGTTGGAGAGAAG GGGGAGGACGGCGAGGCAGGTGACCCTGGACCAGTTGGTGTTCCAGGAGTGCTA GGAGTAAAAGGAGACCAGGGGGAGAAGGGAGATACAGGCCCTTCAGGAGCAGCCGGTCCTCCAGGAGCCAGGGGTGCCACAGGGGAGGATGGAGCCAAGGGCAACTCT ggtcCTCCAGGTCTTACTGGGGACCTCGGACAACAGGGAGAGGCAGGACCCAAT GGTGTGGACGGTCTGCCCGGGACTAAAGGAGACACTGGAGATCCAGGAAAAGCT GGACCTCCAGGAGCGGCAGGGGAACCAGGACCACCTGGACCTCCAGGGCGAAgg GGCCATTTGGGAAAACCAGGAAAGGAAGGGAAGGCAGGCTTGAAAGGAACAAAG GGTGCACCTGGTTTTGAGGGTCCCATAGGGAAGACAGGGCCCGTAGGTGCCCAGGGACAGCCTGGGAAGCCTGGCCCTCAAGGTTTAAGAGGAATCCCCGGCCCAGCA ggTGAGCAGGGTTTAAATGGACCACCTGGCCAGACAGGACCCCCAGGTCCCATG GGTCCACCGGGATTACCAGGACTAAAGGGAGACCACGGCAAGAAGGGAGACAAG GGTCATGGAGGTTTAATAGGTCTGATCGGGCCACCAGGAGACATCGGAGAGAAGGGCGACAGAGGATTGCCAGGCAACCAGGGACTGACGGGTCCGAAAGGAGATGAG GGTCCAGTTGGTCCGCCAGGTCCCCCCGGCCCCCCTGGTCCCACTGGCCTGTCT GGTGCTATTGGCACAAAGGGCTCTAAAGGAAACCAG GGTCCAATTGGTCCAAGAGGAGACATTGGGCCTGCAGGACCTCCAGGACCACCA gGATTGCCAGCAGCTGGGATGTCCCCTCTGCCAGAGCGAGGACGGAGAAGGAGAACTCACAACTTGGTGGATGGTGCAGCActtgaagaggaggaggaggcaaaccgtggtggagaggaggactGGATGCAGGGGGACCAGGCGCAGGACGGTTGGATGAAGGAGAAGGAGGGCCAAGGCATGGAGGAAGTGTTTGCGTCTCTGTCCTCTATGAAAATAGATGTGGACGGTCTGCGTAACCCACAGGGAACATACCACAGCCCCGCCCGCACCTGCAAGGAGCTGTGGTTCCTCCACCCAGAGCTCCCCAACG GTGAGTACTGGATAGATCCAAACCAGGGTTGCCATAGAGACTCCTTCAAGGTGTTTTGTAACTTCACTGCACATGGAGAGACGTGTCTGTACCCTGACAAGAAGTTCCAGTCG GTGAAGTTGGCAGCCTGGAAAGGGGAAAAGTCGGGCACCTGGTACAGTAAATTCAGGAAAGGAAAACAG